The following are encoded in a window of Polynucleobacter sp. VK25 genomic DNA:
- the pcnB gene encoding polynucleotide adenylyltransferase PcnB: MITKFIKRILRRDPMVKHTQANNTGAPKRIPKKAHRIDPHLLSKNAVKVTHTLQQAGYEAFIVGGAVRDLALGIGPKDFDVATNATPDQVQRLFRKARLIGRRFQIVHVTFFGKGHPEIIEVSTFRALLDNAGDHVAESGRILRDNVWGSQGEDAARRDFTINAMYYDPSSETVLDYHGGMADMQKKTLRMIGDPAKRYREDPVRMLRAVRFAAKTGFELDSATREPIAKLGKLLNDVPSARLFDEILKLLMSGYSWKAIQGLKDAGLHHGLLPLLDHILDKGEDSKGANDFVKLALANTDDRIQSGKSVSAGFLFATLLWPDLLKNWKANSAKGMANIPALHDAMDDTIATQSSGMTIQRRFESDMREIWSMQPRFERRVGRYPYRLIESPRFRAGYDFMLLRCATGELNSTIGQWWTDFIAADPAGQDELMASVKNESGNSQSPAKRRRRRKPKSVVPPESAAS; this comes from the coding sequence ATGATCACTAAATTTATCAAACGTATTTTGCGGCGTGACCCGATGGTCAAGCACACTCAGGCGAACAATACTGGCGCCCCCAAACGGATTCCCAAAAAAGCGCACCGCATTGATCCGCACCTGCTCTCTAAGAATGCAGTGAAGGTAACGCACACATTGCAACAAGCAGGCTATGAGGCATTCATCGTTGGTGGTGCCGTAAGGGATCTTGCCTTAGGTATTGGTCCAAAAGATTTTGACGTTGCAACCAATGCCACTCCGGATCAAGTACAAAGACTCTTTCGTAAAGCACGCCTCATAGGTCGCCGCTTTCAAATTGTGCACGTCACTTTCTTTGGCAAAGGTCACCCCGAAATCATCGAGGTATCAACCTTCAGAGCCCTACTGGATAACGCTGGAGATCACGTGGCTGAGAGTGGTCGGATCCTGCGCGATAACGTCTGGGGCTCGCAAGGTGAAGATGCTGCAAGACGCGACTTCACGATCAATGCAATGTATTACGATCCCTCCTCCGAGACTGTTCTCGACTATCACGGCGGAATGGCAGACATGCAAAAGAAAACTTTGCGCATGATTGGCGATCCAGCAAAACGCTACAGAGAAGATCCTGTTCGCATGCTCAGGGCAGTGCGTTTCGCAGCCAAGACAGGCTTTGAATTAGACAGCGCCACCCGTGAGCCAATTGCAAAACTGGGTAAGTTATTAAATGATGTGCCTTCAGCCAGGCTGTTTGATGAAATTCTGAAGCTCTTGATGTCTGGCTATTCTTGGAAAGCCATCCAAGGACTTAAAGATGCAGGCCTGCATCATGGTCTACTTCCGTTGCTAGACCATATTCTGGATAAAGGCGAGGATTCCAAAGGGGCAAATGATTTTGTAAAGCTCGCTTTAGCCAATACTGATGACCGCATTCAATCTGGCAAAAGTGTTTCTGCAGGATTTTTATTTGCCACCCTGCTTTGGCCCGATCTTCTGAAGAATTGGAAAGCGAATTCCGCAAAGGGCATGGCGAATATTCCTGCCTTGCACGATGCAATGGATGACACGATCGCCACTCAAAGCAGCGGCATGACCATTCAACGTCGCTTTGAAAGTGATATGCGCGAGATTTGGTCCATGCAGCCTCGCTTTGAGAGGCGTGTAGGTCGCTACCCCTACCGCCTGATCGAATCACCTCGCTTTAGGGCGGGTTATGACTTTATGCTGCTTCGCTGTGCCACTGGGGAACTCAATTCAACAATTGGTCAATGGTGGACAGATTTCATTGCAGCCGATCCCGCTGGGCAAGACGAGCTCATGGCTAGCGTCAAAAATGAGTCTGGCAACAGTCAAAGCCCCGCAAAAAGACGGCGTCGTAGAAAGCCAAAATCGGTAGTGCCCCCAGAAAGTGCAGCGAGCTAA
- the folK gene encoding 2-amino-4-hydroxy-6-hydroxymethyldihydropteridine diphosphokinase translates to MARAYIGFGGNIGDTRQLITDAIVCLALRSELQILAKSCFYQSAPVEATGGDYINAVIEVETELSPYGLLHVCQAIEQEFGRERPYANAPRTLDLDILSFEGVTQNETELMLPHPKIIERSFVLLPLLEIAPDIFLPNWGELKAYLPNVADQRIEKLACRNCNCGEKGVYSQTAH, encoded by the coding sequence ATGGCACGGGCATATATCGGATTTGGCGGCAACATCGGCGACACGCGTCAGCTTATTACTGATGCCATTGTCTGTTTGGCATTGCGCTCTGAACTACAAATTTTGGCAAAAAGCTGCTTTTATCAAAGCGCACCGGTTGAAGCTACTGGTGGCGATTACATTAACGCCGTCATTGAAGTGGAGACTGAGTTAAGTCCTTATGGTCTTCTCCACGTTTGCCAAGCCATTGAGCAAGAGTTTGGACGCGAGCGGCCATATGCAAATGCTCCTCGGACTCTTGACCTGGACATCCTTTCTTTTGAAGGGGTTACTCAGAATGAAACTGAGCTAATGCTTCCTCATCCCAAAATCATCGAGCGCTCATTTGTGCTGCTACCTCTTCTGGAAATTGCACCCGATATCTTCCTACCCAACTGGGGCGAGCTTAAAGCCTATTTACCCAATGTTGCCGACCAAAGAATTGAAAAACTCGCCTGTAGGAACTGCAATTGCGGGGAAAAAGGCGTTTATAGCCAAACGGCTCATTAA
- the panB gene encoding 3-methyl-2-oxobutanoate hydroxymethyltransferase: MGYLQGDKPITITKLLAMHAEGEKISMLTAYDSTMSALLNRCGVETILVGDSLGNVIQGHSSTTSVTIEQMAYHTECVARANTHAFLIADLPFASYGDPVQALESAAHLMRVGADMVKLEGGGDWQVDVIRHLVERSVPVCAHLGLLPQSVHVLGGYKVQGKSKDAAIVMLEQALACQDAGAQMVVLEAIPSSLGEKITTELHIPTIGIGAGPDCSGQVLVLQDMLGMSPGKAPKFVKNFMDGHHSVEAAVKAYVREVKSGKFPGPEYGFAG; encoded by the coding sequence ATGGGTTACTTACAGGGCGACAAGCCAATCACAATTACTAAGCTCCTCGCGATGCATGCTGAGGGTGAAAAGATTTCTATGCTTACTGCATATGATTCCACCATGTCAGCGCTTCTCAATCGCTGTGGAGTCGAAACCATATTGGTTGGCGACTCACTTGGCAATGTGATTCAAGGACATTCCAGCACAACGTCAGTGACCATTGAGCAAATGGCGTATCACACTGAATGTGTGGCACGCGCCAATACCCATGCTTTTCTGATTGCCGATCTTCCCTTTGCTAGCTACGGTGATCCTGTTCAAGCATTAGAGTCAGCAGCCCACCTCATGCGTGTCGGTGCCGACATGGTAAAGCTTGAAGGCGGAGGCGATTGGCAAGTGGATGTAATCCGTCACCTAGTAGAGCGCAGTGTTCCTGTTTGCGCGCACTTGGGCTTATTACCCCAATCCGTTCATGTCTTAGGTGGTTACAAAGTCCAAGGTAAATCAAAAGATGCTGCAATCGTCATGCTTGAGCAAGCGCTCGCATGTCAGGATGCTGGCGCCCAAATGGTGGTGTTAGAGGCAATTCCATCTTCACTGGGTGAAAAAATTACTACTGAACTGCATATTCCAACAATTGGTATTGGTGCTGGCCCAGATTGTTCTGGTCAGGTTCTAGTGTTGCAAGATATGTTGGGCATGAGCCCAGGCAAGGCACCGAAGTTTGTCAAAAACTTTATGGATGGTCACCACTCAGTAGAAGCAGCTGTTAAGGCATACGTTCGAGAAGTGAAGTCTGGGAAGTTTCCCGGACCTGAGTATGGCTTTGCTGGCTGA
- the dnaJ gene encoding molecular chaperone DnaJ, whose translation MPKSKRDFYEVLGVAKSASDDELKKAYRKMAMKHHPDRNPDSKTAEAQFKEVKEAYETLTDPNKRAAYDQYGHAGVDPSMGGGFGGGGFGGGGFSDAFGDIFGDIFGQGGGRHSGPQVYKGADLRYNMDITLEQAAEGYTTQIRVPSWSNCKPCHGTGAEPGSKAETCTTCNGHGQVRVQQGFFSMQQTCPKCRGTGEYIPKPCKTCHGTGKHKEQKTLEIKIPAGIDDGMRVRSVGNGEPGINGGPSGDLYVEVRVKPHKVFERDGSDLHVQMPISFATATIGGEIEVPTLSGRVEFPIPEGTQTGKTFRLRNKGIKGLRSTLVGDLFVHVLVETPIKLTDEQKTLLQKFDDSLKSGGDKHSPQQKGWFDGVKSFFS comes from the coding sequence GTGCCTAAAAGTAAACGCGATTTTTATGAAGTGCTTGGTGTAGCAAAGAGTGCCAGTGATGACGAGCTGAAAAAAGCTTATCGCAAGATGGCGATGAAACACCACCCTGATCGCAATCCCGATAGTAAAACGGCTGAAGCTCAATTTAAAGAAGTTAAAGAAGCTTATGAAACTCTAACCGATCCCAATAAACGTGCGGCTTATGACCAATATGGTCACGCTGGCGTTGATCCATCCATGGGTGGCGGCTTTGGTGGCGGCGGTTTCGGTGGCGGTGGATTTTCTGATGCATTTGGCGACATCTTCGGCGACATTTTTGGGCAAGGCGGCGGTCGTCACTCTGGACCACAGGTCTATAAAGGCGCTGACCTACGCTACAACATGGACATCACCCTTGAGCAAGCTGCGGAAGGCTATACAACTCAAATCCGTGTGCCAAGCTGGAGTAATTGCAAACCTTGTCATGGCACTGGTGCAGAACCAGGATCTAAGGCTGAGACATGTACCACTTGTAATGGTCATGGCCAAGTGCGTGTGCAGCAAGGATTCTTCTCCATGCAACAAACTTGTCCAAAGTGCCGCGGTACTGGGGAGTACATTCCGAAGCCATGCAAGACTTGCCATGGCACTGGAAAACATAAAGAACAAAAAACACTTGAGATCAAAATACCAGCGGGTATTGATGATGGTATGCGCGTTCGTTCCGTTGGTAACGGCGAACCAGGAATCAATGGCGGTCCGTCAGGCGATCTCTATGTAGAGGTTCGTGTGAAGCCCCATAAAGTATTTGAACGTGATGGCAGTGACTTGCATGTGCAAATGCCGATCTCTTTTGCGACAGCAACTATTGGTGGTGAAATCGAAGTGCCAACACTCTCAGGGCGCGTTGAGTTTCCTATCCCGGAGGGCACTCAAACTGGTAAGACATTCCGCTTGCGCAATAAAGGTATCAAAGGCTTGCGCTCAACCTTGGTAGGCGATCTCTTTGTCCATGTTTTGGTAGAAACGCCGATTAAGCTTACCGATGAGCAAAAGACATTGCTGCAGAAGTTTGACGACAGTCTTAAATCCGGCGGCGACAAACATAGTCCTCAACAAAAGGGTTGGTTTGACGGCGTAAAGAGCTTCTTTAGTTAG